The Candidatus Poribacteria bacterium sequence GCTTATGACGATGTAGAGACAACAATAGAGGCGATGCGCTTGCAGGCGTTCGATTTCGTTCCAAAACCGATCGATCTGGATATCGTCAGGAGTGTCTTAGAACGTGCGTTCCGGACACAATCCGTCCGAAGTACTTTACCTGTGGAAGCCGCGGATGAGTCACTAACAGCACAGAGTGGACACCGATTGGTTGGAAAGAGCAGCCAGATGCGCGAAATCTACAAACTCATCGGGATCATGGCGAGCAACACGATGACTGTGCTGATCGAAGGTGAAACAGGAACAGGCAAAGATCTGGTTGCACGTGCGATCCACACAGGTAGCCCGCGGAAGGAGGCACCCTTTGTCCCTGTTGATTGCGGTGCTCTCCCTGATGACCTCTTAGAGAGCGAACTGTTTGGTTACGAAGCAGGGGCGTTTACGGGGGCGAAATCGGAAGGGAAACTCGGGCGGTTTGAATTGGCGAATGGTGGCACGCTTTTTTTGGATGAAGTCGGTAACATGACCCCAACGTTACAGGTGAAATTGCTGCGTGCTTTGCAAACACAGGAGATTGAACGGTTAGGCGGCACTCGCCGGCTGAAAGTAGATGTGCGTGTCATCGCTGCTACGAATCAGGAACTCAGTGAGATGGTGAAACGGGGACAGTTTCGCGAGGATCTCTACTACCGTTTCAAACGCATCGCGCTGCATCTTCCACCGTTACGGGATCGCCAAGAGGATATTCCGTTACTGATTACACATTTCCTGCAACTCATACAGAAAGAACTTGGTAAGTCGATCCGTGGCATCTCAAAAGAAGGGATGGAATTGCTGCAAGCCTATCCGTGGCCCGGTAACGTTCGAGAGTTGGAGAACTGCATCCGAAGTGCCGGGACGCTCTGCCGCGCAGATGTGATTCTCCCGGATGATCTGCCACCAGAAATCCGGACAGGGCATCAGGTAGATGATACCAGTGCCTCACAATTGGAAGTAGCCCTCAAATCTATTCTACAAGACGTTACAAAAGCGGCTATCGCGCAAGAGAGGCGGGGACTTTACGAGGAGGTTGTTGCACTGTTAGATAAAGTGCTCATTGAACTGGTGTCAGATGAATTTTCGGGGAACCACAGTAAAACGGCGGAATTGCTCGGGATGAGTCGAACCACGCTTTTAAAGAAGATTAAGCAGAGCAATTAATGGGTTCAAAACCACGTTGTTTCTCCGCAAGGTATAATTAAAATGATTCGGATTGCACACCGTGGGGCATCGGGAATTGCCCCAGAAAATACGCTCGCGGCATTCGAGAAGGCACTCGATATCGGTGTGGATGCGGTTGAGCTTGATTTACACGGAACCGCCGATGGCGAGGTCGTCGTGATACACGATGCTTCTTTGGATCGAACGACGAACCACTATGGACGTGTCAATCAAACGACTTTAGAAACGATTAAACGCGCCGATGCTGGTGGGTGGTTCGCTCCCGAATTCGTTGGAGAGTCCGTGCCGACGCTTGTAGAGGCACTGGAATGCATCACAAAGAAAACGATTGCCGTTTTGGAAATTAAAGACCCATTGATAGCAGAGGCAGTCGTTGCCAGAATCCACGGGACCCAGACACAAGATCTGACCGTTATTATCTCCTTCCATACTCCTGTTTTAGAAACCGTTCGTGCATTAGAGCCGCGTATTCCAACCGGATGGATCATCGGAACTGACAATAACCACGCCTCTCCTGTGCAGTTGTGCCAGCAACTCGGGGAACTCGGCAGCAACCTGCTGGACGTCAACCACCAACTGATTACAGCAGAATTCGCTTACGAAATCCAACGGCGCGGTATCGCACTTTGGTGTTGGACTGTCGATGACATCTCCCGTATGCGCGAGATGAAAGCGTTCGGTGTGCAGGGTATCACCTCAAATCACCCTGAACATTTTGTCAAGGTTTAGTCCGTGATGGACGTTGAACACTATTGCACTCGGATGATTCGGCGTCCCGTGAAAGTTTGATCGAACATATCGGTTGTACGGACGTAGATGACGTGCGTTCCTTTGGGGGCATTCGCTGGAAGTGTCGTTTGCCAGATATGCGATGATTTTGTGATCCCACTAAGTGCTCGTCCCCTTTGTGGCAGTTCGCTGTCTTCCTTCAACTGTGGCTTCAGTGTTTCTCGAAGGTCGATATGCAGTTTCCGCTCAAGATGGTCCGTATCGTCCCGTGCCTTGAGTGCTTTATAGTATGGATCTTCCTGAGGCATATAGGTCATTGGTCTCCATTCTCCGACTTCGCCGAGACGGATTTCAACCGTTGAGCGTTTAGTGCCTCCAAAAACGTTAACGATGACCTCTGTTTTTTCAGTTTCTGTCGACGCGACTTCCCAGGGTGCCCATATATTCATCTGGTAGTCCGCTGGACGCCGGGCGGCTTTAAACCGAATTGAATATTGGTTCCCGCTGAATGTGAAGATACCATATCCGTTCGGTGCGCCATCGCGCATAGTTGTGTGGGGAATACCTATTTCATCGAGCGCGCCCCGCCACCACGAGCCTGAGGTGGTTGCATGGTTGTGGTGGTGATGTGGGGCATCTCCATGCCAACCGTGCTCCGGTCCGACGAAGTCGTCCCGTTGGACGTGCGTGTGCGCTGACAAGGATAACGTATACGGTCGATCGCCGAGCAGATTCATCAATTTCTTCACATCACGCATCTCAGTCAACGGAATATGCAGGGATACAACGACGAGCTGATCTTTCGGCACAAAAGCGAGGTCATTTCGAATGAACGTCAACTGTCGTTCTCCGACCTCACTCAAGTAGCGCGGCTTGTCCTCCTCGTCGCGGTGAAAATAGACGTTATCGATGTTGATGAAATGGACGGGTCCCCAATCAAATGAATAGCACGCGGGTCCATAAACACGCTCAAAGGTCTCATCGGCGTACCGATCATCCGTGGCAAGAAAGTTCATATCGTGGTTCCCGTGGACGTTGTACCACGGTATCCCAACGGTAGCCATCACTTCGTTAAGTGGGTGAAATAAGTCTAAATCGTCGCCTACCAAATCGCCAAGGCTGATTCCGAACACTGCATCAATGCCAATAATTTCTTCAACCACATCGTGTGCTAACCACTCAATCTCTTGCATATTATAGGGTTGTGTATCCCCGAAGACGAGGACCTTGAATGTATCCGCCTCGGGCTGTTCAGTGAGCGGAAAATCAACCGATTCCGGTAAAGGACCGGTGGGTGCGATGCCGGCGTACTTCAGTCCTTCTGGTGAACCGTGCGGTTTGTGAATGTAATAAAACCGCGGGAGACGATTTTCATCGACGGGTGTCATAAACCCACGGGGCTTAATGACGAAGAGAATGGTGTCATCACTGACTGTGAGCGAGTATTGTCCATTGGCATCGGTTTTTACAATATCCTGCCCGTTTGAGACGCGAACGCCAGACAATCCTTGCTCATTGTCGTCCTTCACCTGATTTCCGTTTGTATCCAGAAATACAGTGCCGGTTGCGGTTGAATTTGCTGCTACACTGCTTCCAATCGAGTAAAGCATTAAGATGGCGATTAGAACCGCACAATTCCATTGCTTGTAAAACATACGAATCTCCTTTTGATATTAGCGTGTTGCGTAATGTTTTTCATAGATTTAACATTGTAACATATCGAGATTACGGAGCGATAACATTTCCGTGGCATTTTCGTAAATATCACCAGATCGTTGCTATATTTCTAAAAAGCGAGGATGTGGTGTGTTCCAAAAGTCATGATGTTATTCCAAGCCCCATTCCTGGCGGAGTTCCTCTATCGGTCTGTAACTCGCATCTTTGCTGTAGAAATTACCGAGCCAACTGCCGTCTTCACGAAAAAAGAAGCGGTTGTCCTTCTCTTCGTGGGCGAGTTGGTATCGCGTATCGATGCTGATACGATAGCGGTCAGAGCGATTCGGAGCACTGCTGTGCATCATGTAAAGCCCGAAAATAATAACGTCGCCTGGCTGAAAATGCGCCGTTGCCAGCGTGAATCCGAATTTCTCAACCATTTCTCGTGGATCGGTGCTGAACACGGCTTCCGTCAAATCACGGTCCATATCGGTTGCGCCATAGGTAGACTTTAATCGATTGTGCTGGTGGGAACCGAGGCAGATGACGAGAGGCCCATTTTCCAAGCCGATGTCCGTCAATGCGCTCCACATCGTGTACCGGTTCTGTGTGCCGCGCCCAACGTAAACACTATCGTAGTGAAAATGGTTGTGTCCGCCCTTTGCCATGCAGCGAAGCCATCGCTTGTCAAATGTGATGACTGAGCCGCCGAGGAATTCTTCATAGAACTGCATTGTTCGTTGGCTATCCACGACATCAAGAATCGGTTTGGCATGTGCCACTTCAGTTTTTCGAAAGAAACTAAAAGTCTGGTTCGTTTCGCCGATGATACCCTCTTCAACCGGGGTATCCGGCTTTAACCCGCCGTTTTGGGCAATAGCTTGCAATGTCCAACGTGCGGCTTTCTCTGCCTCCTCCCGCGGGTGGAAGCCTCGAATAAAGAGATATCCGTCCTCTCGCATCTTTCTGTGCAACGCATCGGAATTATTGAGAAGTGGCGCGGAATCTACCAACTCGACGATTTCCTCGCCGAAATGAAAGCGATGTTCACCGAATTCAAAGGGTGTTCCCGTTGGGATTTTTTTAAGTTTGTTCAATGTCATCATATTTTATAGTAAGTCCAAAAATTAATGAGACCCTCTTTGGCGGGCGAGGAGACCTACGAAGAAACACCCAAGCAAAAACCCCCTACGGAAACCGAAGCATCCCAATATTATTAAAATGTATTTTTAATTCTAAGTTTTACTATATTTTACAGTTATCTATACACTCTAAGGCGAGGTGGGGTTTTGTGTTTCTAAAATGTCCAAGTATTTTCGGACCTTACTATAAGATATAACATTTTAATCCCGAAGTCAATTACAGAATTTTTGATTATCTCTGCCGCCAAAACATAAGTGCGATATACACAAGGATCGGGTAGGATAACAACGCAGTTGACCAAGCGATTCCCTCTAATCCCCAATACTGCATGAAGAACCAATTGAGAAAGGGATTTAGGATAAGCCTGATAAGCGTTGCCGTGACAACCGTCCCGTGGGCTCGACGTGCGAGATGGGCGCGAATTAGCAAGCGACTGATTAACCGCGGAAGCATTCCGAGTAGATAGATGCCGAGCAATGAAGCGATATGGGACTGTCCTGCCTCGGACAATTCGCCGTGTCCATATAATAGTGTAACAATGTCCACTCGGAAAAGGTAAAATCCTATCAGGAAGGGTAGCATCAGGATTAGCAGCGCAACGACGCTTTGCCAGACACTTCGCTGTAGCTGTGTCCCGGTAGGCGGGGACTCCAATGCCAGACCCTTTCCGGCTTGCGAATCGACGGACGATATCTTTGCCCAGTGCGAAAGTAAGACAGGCAGCGTTACACCCGTAAGTGTTTCAGGGATTGCACACAGACGGAGCGCGTAATCCAATTTCGAGACGGAACTTGTCCCCAATGAACTCGCCATGCCTCTGTCGACGACTGGATTTAATCCGTCTGAGATCGCTGCGCCCATCATCAGCAAACATTGTCTCAGGAATTGCGTCGTGTAAGGGGTCGTCTGCCAGCTGAGTTTAAGGTGAATCGCAGATAGATTCAGGACACCGCAGCATCGTCGAAATAGGAGCAGCAATTGGAAAAGCTCACCGATAATCAGGGCAAGTGGTATGCTAAACCACATGAGGAACGGCTTGCAGAGGTATATCACACCGATGACAAGGATAGCACGGAGTCCTTGCGCGATGACTGGTAAATGAAAGACTTGATAGGTGTCTAAGATTGCCTTGAGCATCCAGCGGGCGGCGGCGATAATCGCGAAGCAGAGGAATCCACACACAATGCCGATTGTCGTAGACGGTGAAAGTCCCGCGCTCGGCAAAAAAGGTTGAGAGACTCCCAATGAAAGGAGGACGAGGAGACAGCAGAGTCCCGGCATGAACGTGATATATCGGGAAAAGATCGATTGGACACACTGTTGTGCCTCGGTTTCGCCTTTCGCACGGGCTTCAGCTAACATCGGGACAAGGACAGAATAGGCGGAAGCGGCACTGAGTAATTCAATCAGAAATACAGCGATGCCCCAATAGTAGTAGATAAAGTCCATCTCCGCCGGGTCGCCGAACCAATTGGCAAGAACGACGTAGATGAGAAATGTTCCCGCACGTCCAATCAGGCTCAGTGGTGTAATAAGAAGTACGTTCTTGAGCAGGGAGGCTTGGGACTCGGAAGCATGAGTGGACATGACACGATTGAGACTCGGTGCGGTTGGAAACCGCACCTACCTTAGCAGAAGACCGCTGAGTATCTACTCGCGGACCTGACCGTCTCCATAAACGATATACTTATAAGTCGTCAACCCCTCAAGTCCCATCGGGCCACGGGAGTGGAGTTTTTGGGTGCTAATCCCGACCTCAGCCCCTAATCCAAATTCATAGCCATCGGTGAAGACAGTGCTGGCGTTGACATAGACTGCGGCGGAGTCCACCTCTTTGAGAAACCGTTGCGCTGCGCTGTAACTTTCGGTGATAATTGCATCGGAATGGTGCGAGCCGTAGGTTTCGATGTGCTCAATGGCGGTGTCTATGTCGTCTACCACTCGAACGGATAAGATGTAATCGAGATATTCTGTCCGCCAGTCTTCTTCGGTTGCGGGTTTTGCTGTGGGATAAATCTGCTGCGTTCGTTCGCATCCGCGGATTTCGACATCCGCACCGTGTAATTTATCACAGAGAATGGGAAGGAAACTCTCAGCAGTGTCGGTATGGACGAGGAGGGTCTCCACGGCATTGCAGACGGCAACTTTATAACCAACTTTCGCGTTCATACAGATTTTGGTAGCCATATTGAGATCGGCGGCTTCATCAACGTAGATATGACAGATGCCATCGGCGTGTCCTAACACCGGGACATCGGATTTCTTCATCAAAAACTGGACGAATTCGTTGCTACCGCGTGGGATGATGAGGTCAACGTCGTCCGGCAATTGGATGAGTTCATACACGGCTTGCCGATCAGTCGTGTTAACAAACTGAATTGCATCTGGTAGGCCTTCTGCAGCGGCGGTCTTGCTGAGGATATCCGCGAGTGTGGCGTTGGAGTGAATGGCTTCGGAGCCGCCTCGGAGGATAACCCCGTTTCCAGATTTGATGCAGAGTGCCGACACCTCAACAGTAACGTCGGGACGCGACTCATAGACGACGGCGACAACACCGATAGGGACACGGACGGTGCCAATTTTAAGCCCATTGGGACGTTCCCCCATACTGATGATCTCACCGATCGGATCGGGGAGTGCGGCGACTTGGCGAAGGTTGTCTACCATCCGTTCGATTTTCTGGTCGTCGAGGAGGAGGCGTTGCATGAGGGGTGCAGCGAGTCCGGTTTTTTCGCCTTCTTCGAGATCAATGCGATTTGCTTCCTGAATTTTATCTTTGGAATTCTGTAGGCTTTCAGCCATCGCCAAGAGGGTGTGATTTCGGACATCGGCGGAGCTTCGCGATAAAACACGCATCGCCGATTTTGCCTTTCGTGCCTGTGATTGGATCAGTTGTTGAATGTTTCCGTTCATATTTTTAATGATACCTTTCGGTTCGGTCAGGTAGGTTTGGATATTTCATGTGGTTTACGTATATCCGCCTGCGTGTTTTTGCGAATCAACGCTGAATGCGCGTGTTGCCTCGCAGTGAGAGTCATCGGGGGTCTTTGCTTGGGCATTTCTGCGTATTGTTGCAGGCTGCGTTTTTGAAAAATTATAATCAAAATAGATATTAGTATTTTAACATGCCGGTTCGAAATTTTCAAGAGAGTTACTCAAGAAAGGGGGTGTAAATATTTTACCATAACCTGTAGCATAGGCTGTCAGCCTATGCATCGGCAACCGAGAAAGAAAATCAGTCGAGTAGTACCAAATTATCCCGATGTATGATTTCGTCGTAATCGCGGTAGCCGAGGATCGTCTCAATGTGCTTTGTGTGTTTTCCTGCGAGTTTGGCAGTTTCTGCGGAATTATAGTTCACTAAACCGCGTGCGAATTCCGTGCCGTTTTCGGTGAGACACGAGACGGTATCGCTATAGTCAAAATTACCTTCAACGCGTCGGATGCCAGCAGGGAGTAGGCTTTTGCCCCCGCGCACGAGGGCATCCCGTGCGCCGTTATCCACAAAGAGTCTACCTTTTGGGGGACGTGAATAGGCGATCCACCGTTTCCTGCCAGAGATGCGGGAATTTGGAAGGAATAGCGTTCCAAGAAGCTCACCTTTTAGGAGTCTCGTCACGACAAGCGGTTCCTGTCCGTATGCCAGCACCATCATCTCTCCGGACCCGGTGACGATATCAGCGGCTTGCAATTTCGTCACCATCCCGCCAGTCCCACTCGTTGTGCCAGCGTGTCCAGCGGCTTTCCAGACCCCCTCCGACAGTGCCGTAACGGTGTGTATCAACTCCGAGTTGGGGTCGTGTCTGGGGTCTGCTGTATAGAAACCAGCCTGATCTGAGAGGATAACGAGAAGTTGTGCTTGGGCGAGGTTCGTTACGTAGGCAGAGAGGGTATCGTTATCACCGACCCGAATCTCGTCCACGGCGACGGTGTCGTTTTCGTTGATAATTGGAATCACACCGAGATGGAGAAGGGCGCGAAGGGTGTCGTTCATGCGGGTGTAGCGTTCCCGATTGGAGAAATCGTCGCGCGTGAGGAGCATGAGTGCGGCCTGCTGCCCATAGTTACGGAATAGCGACTCGTAAACCGCCATCAACTGGATCTGTCCAACAGCGGCGGCGGCTTGTAAACGCGGTAGCGTCTGTGGACGCTGTTTCAGACCGAGTCGGGGCCAGCCTGCGGCGATTGCCCCGGACGTGACGAGAATCACCTCCACACCGTCCTCTTTAACGAGTGCTAAGTCGTGGACGAGCCCGTGGAGGGCATCTTGGTTGAGGTGTGCTCCTTCCGAGATGGTGCTGCTGCCAACCTTTACGACTATGCGTTTCACGGCTGACAAACAGGCGCGCTGTTCAGCGGGATTGCATGGCTCGTGGGCTATAGGTGAACTCAAATTCATCGATCTGAATGGTGTCTCCTTCCACTGCACCTGCGCGTTCGAGTGCGTTAATCACGCCCATCTTTTTCAGTTTCCGGTAGAGTAGAATCAATGCTTGCTCGTTTTCCATGTCGGTCATGAGAACCGCACGGCGAGGTTCTGCGCCATTGACCACAAATCCTTCGTGTGTTTCGGCGAGTTTAAACCGTGCGCGTGGCTCTGGTGGGAATTCCGCTTCAAAGACGATCGTGGTCTCGGCTTCCTTTCGGGCGCGCGTTTCAAGGTATTGTAGGGAGCGGTAGGCTTGCTGTATCAGTGGATTCACACCGTCCCCTGTAACCGCAGAAATGGGGAAGACTTTACGCTTCCCGAAATATTCTTGGACACGTTCCAAATTCGCCGCAGCCTCCGGCATATCTATCTTATTCAGCGCAACGATTTGCGGGAGTTTTGTCAACAGTTCGTTGTAATGCTCCAATTCAAGGTTGAGTTGTTCGTAGTCCTCAATCGGATCCCGTCCATCTGTCGCACTCAGGTCAATGACGTGGATAAGCATCTTGGTGCGCTCAATATGTCTTAGAAATTGATGTCCCAAGCCTGCCCCTCTGTGCGCGCCTTCTATCAATCCTGGAATGTCGGCGAGGACGAAGTTCTGCTCCCGATTGATGCGGACAACCCCCAGATTCGGACGGAGGGTGGTAAACGGATAGGCGGCGATTTTTGGGGTCGCAGCGGAGGTTCGCGCCAAGAGTGTCGATTTACCGGCGTTCGGATAGCCGACCAGTCCGATATCAGCGATGAGTTTGACTTCGAGGCTTATTTCGCGTTCTTCTCCAGGTTCCCCTTTCTCTGCGACGCGCGGTGCCTGAAAGGTACTGCTCTTGAAACGAGCATTGCCCTTACCCCCGATCCCGCCTCGCGCGACAACAACGGTTTCATCAGGTTCCGTCAGGTCTGCGAGCAACTCAGCTGTGTCGCGGTCTCGGACGAGGGTGCCGGCAGGAACTTTCACAACGCAATCCGCGC is a genomic window containing:
- a CDS encoding sigma-54-dependent Fis family transcriptional regulator — protein: MVKKMKNVLVIDDDEKICWAFEQFLESEGYRSSVANNAEEGLRRIAADKPDVVLLDVKLPGMSGLEALSEIKERHPWVIVIIITAYDDVETTIEAMRLQAFDFVPKPIDLDIVRSVLERAFRTQSVRSTLPVEAADESLTAQSGHRLVGKSSQMREIYKLIGIMASNTMTVLIEGETGTGKDLVARAIHTGSPRKEAPFVPVDCGALPDDLLESELFGYEAGAFTGAKSEGKLGRFELANGGTLFLDEVGNMTPTLQVKLLRALQTQEIERLGGTRRLKVDVRVIAATNQELSEMVKRGQFREDLYYRFKRIALHLPPLRDRQEDIPLLITHFLQLIQKELGKSIRGISKEGMELLQAYPWPGNVRELENCIRSAGTLCRADVILPDDLPPEIRTGHQVDDTSASQLEVALKSILQDVTKAAIAQERRGLYEEVVALLDKVLIELVSDEFSGNHSKTAELLGMSRTTLLKKIKQSN
- a CDS encoding phytanoyl-CoA dioxygenase family protein; this translates as MMTLNKLKKIPTGTPFEFGEHRFHFGEEIVELVDSAPLLNNSDALHRKMREDGYLFIRGFHPREEAEKAARWTLQAIAQNGGLKPDTPVEEGIIGETNQTFSFFRKTEVAHAKPILDVVDSQRTMQFYEEFLGGSVITFDKRWLRCMAKGGHNHFHYDSVYVGRGTQNRYTMWSALTDIGLENGPLVICLGSHQHNRLKSTYGATDMDRDLTEAVFSTDPREMVEKFGFTLATAHFQPGDVIIFGLYMMHSSAPNRSDRYRISIDTRYQLAHEEKDNRFFFREDGSWLGNFYSKDASYRPIEELRQEWGLE
- a CDS encoding glutamate-5-semialdehyde dehydrogenase, with the translated sequence MNGNIQQLIQSQARKAKSAMRVLSRSSADVRNHTLLAMAESLQNSKDKIQEANRIDLEEGEKTGLAAPLMQRLLLDDQKIERMVDNLRQVAALPDPIGEIISMGERPNGLKIGTVRVPIGVVAVVYESRPDVTVEVSALCIKSGNGVILRGGSEAIHSNATLADILSKTAAAEGLPDAIQFVNTTDRQAVYELIQLPDDVDLIIPRGSNEFVQFLMKKSDVPVLGHADGICHIYVDEAADLNMATKICMNAKVGYKVAVCNAVETLLVHTDTAESFLPILCDKLHGADVEIRGCERTQQIYPTAKPATEEDWRTEYLDYILSVRVVDDIDTAIEHIETYGSHHSDAIITESYSAAQRFLKEVDSAAVYVNASTVFTDGYEFGLGAEVGISTQKLHSRGPMGLEGLTTYKYIVYGDGQVRE
- the proB gene encoding glutamate 5-kinase, translated to MNLSSPIAHEPCNPAEQRACLSAVKRIVVKVGSSTISEGAHLNQDALHGLVHDLALVKEDGVEVILVTSGAIAAGWPRLGLKQRPQTLPRLQAAAAVGQIQLMAVYESLFRNYGQQAALMLLTRDDFSNRERYTRMNDTLRALLHLGVIPIINENDTVAVDEIRVGDNDTLSAYVTNLAQAQLLVILSDQAGFYTADPRHDPNSELIHTVTALSEGVWKAAGHAGTTSGTGGMVTKLQAADIVTGSGEMMVLAYGQEPLVVTRLLKGELLGTLFLPNSRISGRKRWIAYSRPPKGRLFVDNGARDALVRGGKSLLPAGIRRVEGNFDYSDTVSCLTENGTEFARGLVNYNSAETAKLAGKHTKHIETILGYRDYDEIIHRDNLVLLD
- the obgE gene encoding GTPase ObgE; the encoded protein is MDTARIQVKAGDGGNGCISFRREKYVPRGGPDGGDGGNGGNVRLVATLGMSTLIDLHHNPRQVAKNGGHGIGKQRDGADGADCVVKVPAGTLVRDRDTAELLADLTEPDETVVVARGGIGGKGNARFKSSTFQAPRVAEKGEPGEEREISLEVKLIADIGLVGYPNAGKSTLLARTSAATPKIAAYPFTTLRPNLGVVRINREQNFVLADIPGLIEGAHRGAGLGHQFLRHIERTKMLIHVIDLSATDGRDPIEDYEQLNLELEHYNELLTKLPQIVALNKIDMPEAAANLERVQEYFGKRKVFPISAVTGDGVNPLIQQAYRSLQYLETRARKEAETTIVFEAEFPPEPRARFKLAETHEGFVVNGAEPRRAVLMTDMENEQALILLYRKLKKMGVINALERAGAVEGDTIQIDEFEFTYSPRAMQSR
- a CDS encoding metallophosphoesterase produces the protein MFYKQWNCAVLIAILMLYSIGSSVAANSTATGTVFLDTNGNQVKDDNEQGLSGVRVSNGQDIVKTDANGQYSLTVSDDTILFVIKPRGFMTPVDENRLPRFYYIHKPHGSPEGLKYAGIAPTGPLPESVDFPLTEQPEADTFKVLVFGDTQPYNMQEIEWLAHDVVEEIIGIDAVFGISLGDLVGDDLDLFHPLNEVMATVGIPWYNVHGNHDMNFLATDDRYADETFERVYGPACYSFDWGPVHFINIDNVYFHRDEEDKPRYLSEVGERQLTFIRNDLAFVPKDQLVVVSLHIPLTEMRDVKKLMNLLGDRPYTLSLSAHTHVQRDDFVGPEHGWHGDAPHHHHNHATTSGSWWRGALDEIGIPHTTMRDGAPNGYGIFTFSGNQYSIRFKAARRPADYQMNIWAPWEVASTETEKTEVIVNVFGGTKRSTVEIRLGEVGEWRPMTYMPQEDPYYKALKARDDTDHLERKLHIDLRETLKPQLKEDSELPQRGRALSGITKSSHIWQTTLPANAPKGTHVIYVRTTDMFDQTFTGRRIIRVQ